Part of the Paludisphaera borealis genome, TTCGAGATCGTTCCGGGGGTGACGGCGGGGGTCGGGGCGACGGCCTACGCCGGAATCCCGGTCACTTGCCGGGGGGCCGCCTCGGCGGTCGCGTTCGTGACCGGGCACAGCGACCCCGAGGCGTCGGCGGGTCGTTCCGGAGTCGACTGGCCGGCCCTGGCCCGGTTTCCCGGCACGCTGGTCGTTTACATGGGCGTCACCCATCTCGACGCGATTTGCCGCACCCTGATCCGCGAAGGTAAACCGTCGGGCACGCCCGCGGCGATCGTCGAATCGGGCTCGCTGCCGTCGCAGCGGGTCGTCGCGGGAACGCTGGAGAGCATTACCAGCCTGGCCCGCGAGCGCCACGTTCGACCCCCTGCTCTCCTCGTCGTCGGCGAGGTCGTCGCCCGTCGCGGGGAGCTGGAATGGTTCGAGTCGTTGCCGCTGTTCGGCCAGCGGATCGTCGTCACGCGGCCTCGCGACGAGGCGGCCCGGTCGGCGTCGGCGCTCGAAGCGCTGGGGGCGGAAGTCGTGGTCGCGCCGACGGTCGAGATCCGTCAGATCGCCGACTCGGGACCGCTCGACGCGGCGATCGACCGGCTCGGGGACTACGACTGGCTCGTCTTCACCTCCGTCAACGGCGTCCGCAGCTTTCTCGAACGCCTTTTCGAGCGTGGGAAGGACCTCCGCGCGCTCGGGGGCGTCAAGCTCGCGGCGATCGGGCCGAGCACGGCCGAGGCGCTCGACCGGTTTCACCTCCGCGCCGACCTGATCCCGCCGTCGTTCCGTTCGGAGTCGCTGGCCGAGTCGCTCGCGGGCGTCGCGGCGGGCTCGCGGATCTTGCTCGCGCGGGCCGATCGCGGCCGGACGATCCTCAAGGACGAGCTGAGCCGGCTGGCGGATGTCGACCAGGTGGCCGTCTACCAGAACGCCGACGCTGACCAGCTTCCCGATTCCCTGATCGACCGCATCATGGACGGATCGATCGACTGGATCACGCTCTCCAGTTCGGCGATCACCGCGCGGCTGCACGCGCTCTTGCCGGAGCCCGCGCGGCGGAAGATCGGCCGGGAGATCAAGCTCGCCTCGATCAGCCCGATCACCACCCAGGCCGCGGCGAACCTCGGCTGGACGGTCGCCGCCGAGGCTTCGACCTACACCTGGGACGGCCTGATCGAAGCGATGACCCGGCAAGTCGCCGCCGGGCGGGCCCCGCTCTAGCCGTCGCCGACCGGTGCGGGGCGGCTACTATCGGAGTTCGAGGATCGTCTCGACGCCCTGCCATAGCAGGAACGCGCCGCCGAGGATGAAAAGCACGTCCATCGCGATGTATTGCCCGAAGATTCCGACGACGAGATCGAGCAGGAAAATCAGGATGATGATCGCAGCGACTCCGATCGCTGAGTACGTGATGACCTTCTCGGTCTCCATATCGCAAGGCTCCGCACGAGTAGGAAACAGCTTTCAACGTCTACAACTTACCACAATTCTCATGCGGAGCGAGGGGGACCGACCCTTGGTTTTCCGGCCGGCCGTCGCGAGTTGCGTTCGAGCGGCTCAACCCGGCCGAACCGGGATCGTCCGGGGGGCCGAGACCTGTCGTCGGGGTAAGCGGATGGTCAGGACGCCGTTGACGGTTTCCGCCTGGGCGGCGTCGAAATCGACCTCACCGGAGATCGCGACTTGGCGCAGGAACGATCCGAACCGGCGCTCGCGGAGCCGAAGGTGGGCGTCGGGACGCGCTCCGGGGGTTCTCGTTCCCCGGATAATGAGCAGGCCGTTGGCGACCGACAGCTCGACCTGGGACGCATCGACGCCGGGGATCTCGACGACGACCACGATTTCCTCGGGAGTCTCATAGACGTCCACCGGCGGGCTCCACGGACGACCGCCGGTCGGCTCGCGGTGGGGCCCCGGCTCGCCACCTGGACCGGCGAAGGGACCCGGCTCACCGCCCGGTCCGGGGCTGGGACCCGGTTCGCCGCCCGGTCCGTGGCTCGGTCCGGGTTGAAGGTATTCCTCGACGAACCGCCTGAACTCGTTTTGCAGCAGTTCAAACGGAATCCGCCGCTCGCGCCGCCACTGATTCGACCAGCTCATGTCGGGCTTCGTCATGGGAACCTCGCTGTTGGGCGCCTGGTTGGGTTTCGCCTCTCACGCAGGGTTTCGGGTGGCGTGCTCAATACGAAACAGGAGCGCGGACGGATTCCGGCCACTGTCCGGAATGGTAGCCGACCTCCGTGAGGTCAGTCCTATGGTGAGCGATCGATTCTCGGCTATCACCGCGCAATCCATCATCCGCATCGAAGCTTATTCGCCGCCCTCGACCTCGATATTACGCTCTCCGCCCAAGGATGGATCCAGGGGCCTCCCCGGCTCGGCCGTTCTTTTTCATCACGATTTGATTTCGATGCGTCGGGCGCGGGCTCGGTCGGCCTTGGGGAGGAAGATCCGGAGCACGCCGTTCTTCAACTCGGCGGTGATCCGCTCGCGGTCGACCTCGTCGCTCAGGATGAACGAGCGGTGGTAGTCGCCCACCGGGTATTCCTGGTGAATCAGCCGGGCGGATTCCGGGGCCGGCGAATCGATCTTCGCGTAGAGGCTCAGGACGTTGTCTTCGAGCTGGATGTGGAGATTACTCTCCGTCGCCCCCGGAAGGTCGGCTTCGAGCGTCAATCCGTCGGGACCGTCGTGGATGTCGATGGGGGGAGTGAACGCCGGACGGGCTTCCTGGTCGTCGCCGGCCCGCGGCGGGCCGCCGGGCGGAGACGACGCCGAGCCCACCGCGACGCGGATCGAAGAATTCGGAACGCTCATGGCCGGAACTCCTGGAATCGGGCGCTGCTGGCGCGCTGAGTCGTCAGGTCACTTCAGGTCAGGTCAACTCGGGGAGGAGACCACGATATGTCGCGGTTTCGCACTTTCGGCCCTAGGCAGGCGCACCGTCAGAACGCCGTCGGCGAAATGCGCGGAGACCCGACTCTCGTCGATCCGGTCGGGCAACGTGACGGTTCGCGCCCAGCGGCCCATCACGCGCTCCTGGCGACGGTACGAGTCGTCCTTGACCCCTTCGGGGCGTTTCCGCTCGCCTCGCAGCGACAGGGTCTCGGACGTGACCGTCAGCTCCACCTCGTCGGCGCTCAGGCCGGGCAGTTGGGCCGAGAGCAGGTAGCCCTCTTCCGCGAGGTAGACGTTGATCGCCGGAAACTGCCGGATGTGACGCGCCGATTGAAACGGATCGAGACTCTCGAACAGCCTGCCCATCTCGCGGTGGAATTCTTGGAAAGGATTCCAACCCTCTTGCCAGTTCGGACCATTCATGCCGCGCCTCCCGGAAGCTCGCGTCCCGTTGAGAAATCGAAAGACCCATTACGCAGAGCGTGTGCCAGAAGGAATACGGGCCTTGAGGCGGGCCTGCGACATCGCCTTTAACCGATTTAATCCGAACGAGTTGCGTTGCTCGATCGAGAGCCATGGGACGAGGGGCGGAGCGGTAGGAGGACCAACTCGCGAGTGCCTTTGTGGCAGTCGTGATTTTCGGCGGCTGTCGATCGGGCAGTCGTGTCGAAATGGCAGTCCGGAGGTGCGCAGTCGGCTCGATCACCACGTGACGACGAGATCGCGAAGGATGGCCGTCGTATCACGAGGCGGCGCGAGCGTGAGCCATTGCGGGCTGTCCGGTTCCTCGTCGTACGGGTCGTCGACGGGCACGGGGACGCCGTCGACGAGCAGGGTCAAGCCGTTGAGGTTGCGGCACATGTAGATTCTATGCCACGACGGCGGCTCGTTGGGATCGAGCGCCGACGGGTCCAGGCCGGATTCGCCGAGTGCGGTCAGGGGATGATCGGACAGGCGGATCTGCGCCAGCGCGGTGGAGGTTGCGAGGAGATCGGCCGTGAGCTGGAACGAGGGAGGCAGAGCCAGAGGCAGGACGGCGGGGGGCCGGCCCGGGACGAGCACGAATTGAGGGATGTTCAAGCTCGAGACCAGGGGGTCGCTGGGCCGGGCCGGGTGCAACAGGGCGGACGGGTCGAGCGGGGCGAGCAGCCGGAAACACGAGACGGCGATCGCGATGGCCATGAGGAGCGCGGGCATGACGATCGAGAACCACGGCGGGGGGTGGTCCTCGACCCGGAACGGGCAGTAGAGGAGCATGGCGACGCGCTGCAACAGCGGCGACTTGAACCCCCCCTTCCACCACGGAAACTGCGGGTCGCCGGCGGCGTCCTGGGTTTTCTTGGCCGACGCCTCGCCGGCCGAACGGACCGAGGCGAGGCCGACGAGCCATTGCGCATAGGCGGTCGAATCGCCGATCGGTCCGGCCGCTTTGCGGTCGGCCAGGAATTCCTGGTCGATCCGGAGTTGCGAGCGGAGCCACCAAAGATGCGGCAGGAAGAACCAGACCGCCTGCGATACGCTGGCCAGGGCGCTGAACCAGACGTCGCTGCGGTCGGCGTGCGCCAGCTCGTGAAGCAAGATCAGCCGCAACGAGTTGGGATCGACGTCGTCGTCGTCGAGCCGCTCGGGGATCAGGATGCAGGGCTGAACAAGGCCGCCGAGCACCGGGCCGCGCGGCCAGGCCGAGACGCGAAGCTTCGGGTACGGCGGCGGCCGGCCGAGGTCGGCGATCAACTCATCGAAGATTCGTCGCGTCGCGTCGCTGGGCTCGTTCGATCGTCGCAGCAGGCGGCGGAAGCCCCAGAGGCCCAGGCCGAACCAACCGATTCCGATCGTCGCGCCCCCAAGATGGACCAGCGTCAGGGCCCGGATCAGCGGCTCGCCAGCCGGCCACTCCGCGTCGGAATGCGTGCCGTGGCCGACGTCGTCGAGTCGCGCCCGGAATCGACGACCCAGCAGGTCGTCGGTGGCGAACTGAGACGATCGAGGCAGCATCTGGGGGGGCATCACGCCGTTCCGCACCATCCAGTCGAGGGGATAAAGCCGAGGCAGCGGCGTGAAGACCACGAGCGGCAGCATCAGGAGGGCCGAATAGAAGCCCGTCTGCGCCAGCATGATCCGTCGCGAGGGCTGGCGGGTGAAAACCATGAGAACGACGACCAGGCTCAGCAGGATCGCGTTGGCGATCCCGGCGTCGATCAAGGTGCGGCTGAGGAGGTCGAGCACGGGCCACATGGAGCGTCTTCCGGAATCAGTCCGCCGCGCGAGTCTAAGTCGGCGAGCGGTCCGCCGAGTCTCCGTTGCTCGGAATGGTATGCGCGAGAAGTGGAAAGGGCCAGGAAAAGGTCCGTCGCGGCTGACGGTTTTTCCTGGCCCTTATTGGTTTCGGCGGGGCTGACGACGACGATTCGTGACTCGTCATGTCAAGCGTCTGCTTCGCTCGTCTCCGCGGCGGATTCGGCGGGCGGCAGCGTCGACTGCTTCTGCGCCTCGTCGATCATGGCGCGCAGCCGCTCGAGATCTTCCGCCGTGGGAGGCTTGGAGTCGAGCAACGCGACCATCACCCGGTCGAGGGCTCCGTCGAACACGCGGTCGACGAATTTGCGGGTCAGCTCACGGATCGTTCGCTCCGAAGACTTCTTCGGATGGTAGATGAACGTCCGGCCTTCAACGACGTGGCGCACCAGGCCCTTCTTCTCCTCCATGATGTTGAGGAGCGTCTGAACGGTGCTGTAGGCCACGGGCCCCGTCTCGCGGTTCAGGTCTTCCTGAACGTCCCGGACGCTGGCCTGGCCCCGAGCCCACAAGATCTTCATGATCTCAAGCTCGCGATCGGTGACCATCTGTGTCTTGCGCACGTGAACCTCCGACGTATAACGGGAAAAACGAAAATGATCATTCACGTAACCTACCCCCCGCAAGGGGTCTACGCAAGCCTAAGCAAATCGGAATAAACACGTCTCCAGGCGGTCTGCAACGGGTGTGGAAGGGAGTCCTTGCAAAATAGGGAGATACGTCGATCCGGCGGATGGCTTCCGACTTCAAAAATCTGCCGCCGATCTATGCCGGATCGGCCGATTCGGCGACCTGACGCTTCACTTCTTCGAGCCGCCGTGCAAGCATGCCCGGGAATTTCGAGTACCACCGGCGGTTGAGCGGCGAGGGATGGGGCAACGGCCGCACGACGATCGTTTTGAACGGCGGATCGCCCTTCCCGGTCGCCGAGACCGGCAGTCGGCATGCGAACGTCGCGTCGAATCGGGCGTCGGTCCCCGCCGATTCGTCGAACCGTCCCCCTTCCGCATAAGGCTCGAACCAGCGGAAGGCCTCGGTCCCCAGGGTGATCACCTGCCCCCCTCGCCAGAAGCCGGCCAGCAGCGAGACGACGAACGGCCGGAACCGCGCGCGGACCGACTCGGCGTAGGCTTTGTTTCCTGGAGGCTTGAACGGCACCGTATTGGTCAGAAGCGCATGATCCAACGCGTCTTCCAGCCGAGGCGGCTCTCCGGCGTTCGCCTTAGAAGGCCAGGCGGCGACGATCCCGGCGCGGACCAGACGGCCCCCCGCGCCGATCAACGGCTGGCCGGCGGCGACCTCGTCGCGTCCCAGATCGCGCGCAAGAATGCAAACCGGCGCGTCGAGCGAGCCGGCGAACAGGATCGGCCTCCGGGGATCGCGTTCCACCCGTTCATACACCGGTTCGTCAACCGGGAACTCCTCGCGCCGCGCCTCGGCGGCGGCGGATTCGATCAGATCCTCGATCTTCTGGACTCGCGGCACGACGGCCTCCCTCGGTTCGCGGAGTGGTCGTCTGCCAGTATAAGAGGCGAATCCCCCGAAGGCTCCGTGTTTCTTCCCCGAGGAGCCGGTCTTGCACGCCGTCGTGCGGCACGCGCTCGCTTTCAGAACAGGATCGAGATGATCAGGACGATCGCCAGGGCTTCCTGGAAGTCGATCGGTCGAACCGGCGCGATCTGCGCGACCAGGCGCCGCCAGAACGCCTGGACGAAGCCGGCCGAGATCAGCATGAGGACGGTGAATCGCACGAAATCCAGTGCGGAACTCAGAATCAGGCCCGCGACGGGGAAGTTCTGAGCCTTCTCCGAAAGGAACAGAAACTGGAACAGGCCCCAGAGAGTGGAATAGGCGAACAGCGCCAGGTTGAACCCCGGAGTGATCCCCTTGGGAACATCCCACGCGACCGTGGTGGACGACTTCGCTCCGGCGGCCTCGCTCGGTTCGAGTTCGGAGATGTACGGCATGTCTCGAATCACCTCGCCGGGCGAAAAGATGCTTCGGAATTCGATCTGGCCCTTCCTCCATTCGGATCTGGACCGCCAATCTTGTCTCATCCTCGAAATTCCCACCGAAGTCTCCGAAAACCCTTCCTCGGTTTCGCCGGTCGCGTCCAATCCGACGCATACTCTCCTATAGCGAGACCGTCCGAGCCCCCGGCGGCGATCGCGGCGCGCCTGCACACAAGCCGCCCGATAGCGAGCCGAGGTCGTCATGGGCCGCGCCGCGCGAATTCTCGCCAAACGAAGCCAATTTCGTCGGATCGGAAAAACGATGCGGAATCCGGAGTTGGAGTGGAATTCAGGTGGCGTCCGGAGTCAAACGAACCCAATCCCTCACGGGCTGGACCGGAGACCGACGGCGGAGGACCAGGCTGCGAATCGGGGCGAACGAACCCAATGTCGACACGGCGGAAAACCGTGGCTTGCGCAGGCCGCCGCCATCAAGTCGGGCCGCGAATGTCGCCAAACAGAGCCAGTTTGCGATAGGACGCAAAGTCTTTAAAGATCAAGAGTTTCAGTGAGAAACCAGGCTGCGCGGGATCGCAAATGAACCCAATTTCGGAGCGGGTCGCCCGGCGGTCGGACGTGCGAGGCGTCAGGGTTGGTGGGGACCGCGCCGAGGGGCATTGGGTCCGGGTGTCGAGAACCCTTGGAATTTCTGGTAGAATCCCGTGCCGGGGCAGTGAACGCCAAACCGACGACGAAACGAGCCGAACGAAGCCAATGAACCCGATGACTCGAATTGCGATCTACGACACGACGTTGCGCGACGGCAGCCAGGGCGAGGGGGTGAACTTCTCGCTTCAGGACAAGCTGCTGATCACGTCGAGGCTCGACGAGCTCGGGGTCGATTACGTCGAAGGGGGATATCCGCTCTCCAACCCCAAGGACGCCGCCTACTTCCAGGCTGTCCGCGACCTGCCGCTCGGTCACACCAAAGTCGTTGCATTCGGAATGACCCGCAGGCGTGACATCGCGGCCGAGGACGACACCGGCATGAAGGCGCTTGTCGCCGCCGGGACGCCGGCCGTGACGGTCGTCGGCAAGACCTGGGACCTGCACGTCCGCGAGGTCCTTGGCGTTTCGCTCGAAGAGAACCTCCGGATGATCGGCGATTCGCTCGCTTTCTGCGCGTCTCGCGTCTCCGAGGTGATCTACGACGCCGAACATTTCTTCGACGGCTTCCGGCGCAATCCGGATTATTCGTTGCAAACCCTACGACAGGCCGCCGAGGCCGGCGCTTCGTGGATCATCCTCTGCGACACCAACGGCGGCTCGCTCCCCGAGGAAGTCGCCGAGGCCGTCAGTCAGGTCGCCCGCGAGATCCGCGTCCCGCTGGGAATCCACACCCATAACGATGGCGAGCTGGCCGTGGCCAACGCCCTGGCGGCGGTCCGCCAGGGGGCCCGTCAGGTGCAGGGGACGATCAACGGCCTGGGCGAGCGCTGCGGGAACGCCGACCTGTGCAGCGTGATCGGCAACCTGTCGCTCAAGTATCCGGATTTCGAGGTCCTCGCCCCCGGCAAGCTCGTCCGGCTCACTGAGGTCTCGCGCTACGTGTACGAGACGGCCAACATGAACTTCCGGCCCGGCCAGGCGTTCGTCGGCGCGAGCGCGTTCGCCCACAAGGGGGGGATGCACGTTCACGGCGTCCGCAAGATCGCCTCAAGCTACGAGCACATCGAGCCGTCGACCGTCGGCAACGAGCGGCGGATTCTCGTCAGCGAGCTTTCCGGCAAATCGAACATCGCCGAGAAGCTGACCGAGTTCGGGCTCGACCAGGATCAGGACCTGCTCTCCCGGGTGCTCGATCGGGTCCAGGAGCTGGAGAACGAGGGCTACCAGTTCGAGGCGGCCGAGGCGTCGTTCGTGCTGCTCGTCGAGCGTCTGGCCGGCCGCCACGACAAGCGGTTCGACCTGCGCGGGTTCCACGTCGGCGTGGCGGGCCAGTACGGACGCGCGTCGATGACCGAGGCGACGATCAAACTTCAGGTCGGCGACGTGTTCGAGCACACCGTCAGCGAGGGGGACGGCCCGGTCAACGCTCTCGACGGCGCGCTTCGCAAGGCCCTCGAACACCACTACCCCGGCCTCCGCGACATGCACCTGGTCGATTACAAGGTCCGCGTCATCAACGCCCGGGCGGGAACCGCCGCGCGGGTGCGGGTCGTCATCGAGAGCACCGACCAGGACGCCGTTTGGGGCACGATCGGCGTCTCCGAGAACGTCATCGAGGCGAGCTGGCTGGCGCTCGTCGACTCCTTCGAATACAAGCTTTCCAAGGACGCCCGCGGCCGGACCGCCGCCGCGCCCAAGTCGCCCGCGCTGGCGGCCGAATCCTTGTCTTGATCGGGAGCATCTGACATGGCGACCAAGACTCCCACGACGACCGACGCTTGCAGGCGGCCGTACCGATTCACCATCAAGCAGCTTGAGCGAATGATCGAGACCGGCGTCATCCCCGACTCGACCGACGTCGAGCTGGTCCGTGGGAAGCTCTACCGCATGACCAAATACGAGCCTCACAACTTCACCGTGGCGATGATGGCCAGGCGGCTCGGCCGAATGTTCCCCGAGGAGGAATTCACCGTCCGCGAGGAGAAGTCGATGTCGCACGATCAGCGATCGATGCCCGAGCCGGATATCGCCGTCGTCCGGGGGCGCCTCGAAGACTTCCGTCCCCGGCCCCCGTCGACCTCGGAGGCCGTGTTGCTCGTCGAAGTCTGCCAGAGCACGAAGCGGGCCGACTACCACGACAAGCTGTCGCTTTACGCGGAAGGCGGCGCGCCGACCTACTGGATCGTCGACCTCGACGCCCGCACGGTCACCGTCCACGCCGACCCCATGAGCCAAGGGGCCCGCAGCATCTATTCGCGCGTCGAGGCGTTCGCCGACGATGCCTCGGTCCCCGTCGTCTTCGACGGCCGCGAACTCGGCCGGATCGTCGTGAAGGACGTCCTGCCGCCGCCGTCCTAGTGACTTGAGTTGGAGTTTATTCTGGAAGAGTCGGACGATGGGGGTCACGGGGTCGGTTTCCGAACCCGTGCCACCCTGATTCAAGACCACGGCTTTTCGACTCACCGCACTCGTTTCCGCGTTCACGTTTTCCGTTCCCAAAACGAATCCCACCGAAACCAACGCGCCGGTATGAATATCAACGAAATCCCCAAGCAGTACGACCCGAAGGACGCCCAGGACCGTTGGTACGAGTTCTGGCTCAAGAGCGGCTACTTCCACGCCGATCCGGCGAGCGAGAAGCCCCCGTACTGCATCGTGATCCCCCCGCCCAACGTTACCGGGGCGTTGCACCTGGGTCATGCGCTCAACAACACCCTGCAAGACATCCTGATCCGCTGGCGGCGGATGCAGGGCTGGGACTGCCTCTGGATGCCCGGCACCGACCACGCCGGGATCGCCACCCAGGCGGTCGTCGAGCGCCGGCTGCTCGAAGAGGAGAAGCTCACCCGCCACGACATCGGTCGCGAAGCCCTCGTCGACAGGATCTGGGCGTGGAAGGACGAGTACGAGAAGCGCATCCTCGGCCAGCTCCGGCTGATGGGCTGCTCGTGCGACTGGGAGCGGACGCGGTTCACGCTCGACGAGGTCTGCTCGCAGGCCGTCCGCCGCACGTTCTTCAACCTGTTCAAGGCGGGCAAGATCTTCCGTGGCAAGCGGCTGGTGAACTGGGACACCCAGCTCCGCACCGCGGTCGCCGACGATGAGATCTATTACGAGGAGACGAACGGCCACCTCTGGACCATCAAGTACTCGGTGGCCGACTCGAACGAGGTGCTCCACGTCGCCACGACGCGGCCCGAGACGATGCTCGGCGACACGGCCGTCGCCGTCCACCCCGACGACCCGCGTTACCAGCATCTGATTGGCAAAATGCTCGAACTACCGCTGACCGGGCGGCGGATTCCGATCATCGCCGACCCGATCCTCGTCGACCCCGCGTTCGGCACCGGCTGCGTG contains:
- a CDS encoding M56 family metallopeptidase, yielding MWPVLDLLSRTLIDAGIANAILLSLVVVLMVFTRQPSRRIMLAQTGFYSALLMLPLVVFTPLPRLYPLDWMVRNGVMPPQMLPRSSQFATDDLLGRRFRARLDDVGHGTHSDAEWPAGEPLIRALTLVHLGGATIGIGWFGLGLWGFRRLLRRSNEPSDATRRIFDELIADLGRPPPYPKLRVSAWPRGPVLGGLVQPCILIPERLDDDDVDPNSLRLILLHELAHADRSDVWFSALASVSQAVWFFLPHLWWLRSQLRIDQEFLADRKAAGPIGDSTAYAQWLVGLASVRSAGEASAKKTQDAAGDPQFPWWKGGFKSPLLQRVAMLLYCPFRVEDHPPPWFSIVMPALLMAIAIAVSCFRLLAPLDPSALLHPARPSDPLVSSLNIPQFVLVPGRPPAVLPLALPPSFQLTADLLATSTALAQIRLSDHPLTALGESGLDPSALDPNEPPSWHRIYMCRNLNGLTLLVDGVPVPVDDPYDEEPDSPQWLTLAPPRDTTAILRDLVVTW
- a CDS encoding Hsp20/alpha crystallin family protein produces the protein MTKPDMSWSNQWRRERRIPFELLQNEFRRFVEEYLQPGPSHGPGGEPGPSPGPGGEPGPFAGPGGEPGPHREPTGGRPWSPPVDVYETPEEIVVVVEIPGVDASQVELSVANGLLIIRGTRTPGARPDAHLRLRERRFGSFLRQVAISGEVDFDAAQAETVNGVLTIRLPRRQVSAPRTIPVRPG
- the cobA gene encoding uroporphyrinogen-III C-methyltransferase, with the translated sequence MSRERGIVYLIGAGPGDPGLMTLRGADRLGRAEVVVFDHLASARLLDLAPASALRICAGKSVGHCTLDQNEINQTLVEHAQAGKVVVRLKGGDPLVFGRGSEEAAVLRRHGIPFEIVPGVTAGVGATAYAGIPVTCRGAASAVAFVTGHSDPEASAGRSGVDWPALARFPGTLVVYMGVTHLDAICRTLIREGKPSGTPAAIVESGSLPSQRVVAGTLESITSLARERHVRPPALLVVGEVVARRGELEWFESLPLFGQRIVVTRPRDEAARSASALEALGAEVVVAPTVEIRQIADSGPLDAAIDRLGDYDWLVFTSVNGVRSFLERLFERGKDLRALGGVKLAAIGPSTAEALDRFHLRADLIPPSFRSESLAESLAGVAAGSRILLARADRGRTILKDELSRLADVDQVAVYQNADADQLPDSLIDRIMDGSIDWITLSSSAITARLHALLPEPARRKIGREIKLASISPITTQAAANLGWTVAAEASTYTWDGLIEAMTRQVAAGRAPL
- a CDS encoding Uma2 family endonuclease — encoded protein: MATKTPTTTDACRRPYRFTIKQLERMIETGVIPDSTDVELVRGKLYRMTKYEPHNFTVAMMARRLGRMFPEEEFTVREEKSMSHDQRSMPEPDIAVVRGRLEDFRPRPPSTSEAVLLVEVCQSTKRADYHDKLSLYAEGGAPTYWIVDLDARTVTVHADPMSQGARSIYSRVEAFADDASVPVVFDGRELGRIVVKDVLPPPS
- the cimA gene encoding citramalate synthase, encoding MTRIAIYDTTLRDGSQGEGVNFSLQDKLLITSRLDELGVDYVEGGYPLSNPKDAAYFQAVRDLPLGHTKVVAFGMTRRRDIAAEDDTGMKALVAAGTPAVTVVGKTWDLHVREVLGVSLEENLRMIGDSLAFCASRVSEVIYDAEHFFDGFRRNPDYSLQTLRQAAEAGASWIILCDTNGGSLPEEVAEAVSQVAREIRVPLGIHTHNDGELAVANALAAVRQGARQVQGTINGLGERCGNADLCSVIGNLSLKYPDFEVLAPGKLVRLTEVSRYVYETANMNFRPGQAFVGASAFAHKGGMHVHGVRKIASSYEHIEPSTVGNERRILVSELSGKSNIAEKLTEFGLDQDQDLLSRVLDRVQELENEGYQFEAAEASFVLLVERLAGRHDKRFDLRGFHVGVAGQYGRASMTEATIKLQVGDVFEHTVSEGDGPVNALDGALRKALEHHYPGLRDMHLVDYKVRVINARAGTAARVRVVIESTDQDAVWGTIGVSENVIEASWLALVDSFEYKLSKDARGRTAAAPKSPALAAESLS
- a CDS encoding uracil-DNA glycosylase family protein; this translates as MPRVQKIEDLIESAAAEARREEFPVDEPVYERVERDPRRPILFAGSLDAPVCILARDLGRDEVAAGQPLIGAGGRLVRAGIVAAWPSKANAGEPPRLEDALDHALLTNTVPFKPPGNKAYAESVRARFRPFVVSLLAGFWRGGQVITLGTEAFRWFEPYAEGGRFDESAGTDARFDATFACRLPVSATGKGDPPFKTIVVRPLPHPSPLNRRWYSKFPGMLARRLEEVKRQVAESADPA
- a CDS encoding BlaI/MecI/CopY family transcriptional regulator, with protein sequence MRKTQMVTDRELEIMKILWARGQASVRDVQEDLNRETGPVAYSTVQTLLNIMEEKKGLVRHVVEGRTFIYHPKKSSERTIRELTRKFVDRVFDGALDRVMVALLDSKPPTAEDLERLRAMIDEAQKQSTLPPAESAAETSEADA
- a CDS encoding Hsp20/alpha crystallin family protein, producing the protein MSVPNSSIRVAVGSASSPPGGPPRAGDDQEARPAFTPPIDIHDGPDGLTLEADLPGATESNLHIQLEDNVLSLYAKIDSPAPESARLIHQEYPVGDYHRSFILSDEVDRERITAELKNGVLRIFLPKADRARARRIEIKS
- a CDS encoding Hsp20/alpha crystallin family protein; the encoded protein is MNGPNWQEGWNPFQEFHREMGRLFESLDPFQSARHIRQFPAINVYLAEEGYLLSAQLPGLSADEVELTVTSETLSLRGERKRPEGVKDDSYRRQERVMGRWARTVTLPDRIDESRVSAHFADGVLTVRLPRAESAKPRHIVVSSPS